Genomic DNA from Solanum pennellii chromosome 3, SPENNV200:
AAAGAGGTTTTCCAAAAATGTCAGCCAATTGATTGTCAGAATCAATAAATTCTaactcaaaatttcattttcaacaTGATCTCTAATAAAATATTGCTTAATATCTATATGCTTTGCTTTAGAATGATGCACAATATATTTGGAAAGATTGATAGCACtagtgttaaagaatgacaaaagtcccacatcggtggttaatgagatgggtggactccttataaggttttggcaatcctcctcccttaaAGCTAaattttggggtgtgagttaggcctaagacctaattcaacatggtattagagcctCTACGATCCTGGTAAACAATCAAAGAGCTTCTGTTGTCGGTGGGCGGCTATTATCCATATATGTCGCCCGTCCGGCTAATGATTATGTTAGCAAAAGATGGGTCACCGTGTATCTTTGCGGTGACTACTTTCTTATATCTATTTTGTGTAGCACCATGCCATCATTCTGGCGACTaccttttcatattttattttgtagcaCCGTGCCATGATTCAAgtgactactttttcatatttaatttgtgtagcaTTGTGCCATCATTCCAgtgactactttttcatatataatttgtgtAGCACCGTGCCATCTTTTCGGTGACTACCTTTTTTTTACATATCTGATTTGCGTAGCACCGTTGCATCTCCTCAGACTATttccatatttaatttgtgtaataCCGTGGATTTTTCTGAACTATTTTCTCATATCTGAGTTGTGCATAACATCATGTGTCTTTTCAGTGACTCAAATTTGATTTGCATAGTTCCATTCGTCTTTTCGGTGACTCCTCAAATCTGATTTGCGTAGGGTTGTGCCATAATTCCAACCCTaccatattatttctttttttcaatgGGGTCGTTCAATCAATTTGAACTATcctatataatttctatttacttgttgggtcgtgacatcattCCGACCATACccatataaatttatttcttagaTTATGACCACTTTTAGCCATCAAGTCTAATACTCCGACATATGAGCATGTCCCGATCAATTTTTTGGTGACTTTCTTATTTAATATCAACTCATGTATTGATTCCAACACGATCCATATACTTTATACTAGATTTGAGCAATTTGTTGCTTGGGGGAGTTTAGTAGCCTTGTATGTCAATTGTGCAGATCACTCTATGGCTAGAACAATTTTTCTCAAGCTTGGTTTGGGAAGTTCAACACCAACATTCAAATTCAGTATTTCATGGAAGATTAAGCACATTGAGATTCACTGGCATTATGCatcaaattcaatatttaatgaGAAGGcaagcacattgagattgaccGTCAATTTTGTGAAGTCAACGAATATCTCACCAAACCCCTTGTGTTTATTACATTTGTAACAAGCTAGGTACATAAATTGTATGTactagcttgagggggagtgttagaaTATGAATAGGTCTATATAATCCTAgtagaataggaataggtttatacaatcctagtagaataggaataggtttaCACAATCCTATTTAGAATAGAATAggaatagaaataaaaatagaaatagtaaatagtatcctacttggtaatgaattttattttggtgtctacaaatagggtctcaatgtaataatataaacatcaacaattcaataatattcttttcttatattggtatcagagcaaggccCGTCTCATATATTGGTATCAGAACATGGCCCGTCTCACCCAATGTCGGAACccccaaaaatcaaaattgccacGCACTaaatgctaagcactgggcgtgaggtggggtgttaaagaatgacaaaagtcccacatcggtagttaatgagatgggtggactccttataaggtttgggtaatcctcctccctttgagctagcttttggggtgtgagttaggcctaagacctaattcaACAACTACTATTACCGCATAAAATAGGTACTAATTCATAAGATAATTTTTAGTCATTTCATTGATGCATTATCCATAACAGTTGAGTATCGCACCTCCCTACAAGTACTCTAATTCAGTGGGTGATAGAGCCACTGAAGTTTGTTTCTTGCTGTGCCAGAAATTAGAGCTTCGCCCAGAATTTTGACAGGTGCCACTTGTGTTTTTACTATCATTTTTTATCACCTGCAAAATAAGCACTTGAATAtccaattaaatcaaaatttgttgAGTGAGGACATCATAATCCGTAATCTTGGGTCCCAATGAGATATCGAATGATTCTCTTTACTGCAGTGAGATAGATTCTTTTGGAGTGGATTCAAATTTAGCACATTTGCAGACACTAAAGATGATGTTTGGTCGGTTGGCAGTCAAATATTGTAGAGATCCGATCATTCCTTGATATGTTTTCTCATTGACATTTTTACCTGACAAATCTGCTTTTGAGGCAAGTTGAGGGGTTCATAGGAGTCCCAAAAGCTTGTCTTTTCTTGTCCCGAATTTTTCGAGTAGCTCCTTTGTGTATTTGGTTTGACTAATGAAAGTAACCTTAGTGGACTGTTTGATTTGTAGTCCCAAGAAGAAAGTAAGTTCTCCCATAAAATTTATCTTGAATTCTTCTTTCAGGAGACTGGCAAAATTCTCACAGAGACTGGCCTTAAAGCTTCCAAAAATAATGTCATTGACATAAATTTAAACAGTAAGGATGCTAGATTCTGAATTTTGTAAGAGAAGAGTTGCATCTATTTTGCCAGGTTGGAAATTATTTTCAAGTAAAAGGTGCTTAATCTCTCATACCAATCGTAGGGGCTTGTTTGAGACCATAGATGGCTCTAGTTAATTTGAAAACATAATCTGGACAAGAGAAACTTTCAAAGCCAGGAGGTTGCTTAACAAAGACCTCTTCCTTTACAAGTCCATTTGACATAGCATTTTTACATCCtttcataatcaatacctttttGTTGTGAGTAACCTTGAGCGACTAACCTTGCTTTGTTTCTAATGACTTTACCTCCTCATCTAGCTTGTTTCAGAAGACCCATTTGGTTCCTATCACAGAGACATTTGGTCGTTTCATTAATGTCCATACCtgatttctttcaaattaattaagttcTTCCTGCATCACCTTCGTCCAGAACTCGTCATCTTGTGCTTAATCAATTTGTTTTGGTTCCAGTTGTGTATGAGTGCCGTGGATGCTTGTTTTTTCATGGAAGCTCTAGTTTGCATTTTTGCATTTGGGTTCCATAATTGAGGTTGTCTGCATAGCTTGCATATGCTTCCACTTTCGTGAGATTGAGCGTTTAGGCAGTTCAAATGGATCAGTTGACTTTTCGTCGCAGATAATCACTCAGTTATTCCCTCAGCAATTTTTGGATCGGGCTATTGCTTTGTTTCTTCAGGGTATTTTTCAACAACATGTTCTGCAGCAGCACATTCATTTTTTGAATTCTGAACACTAAGGTTAGAATCATCAAATACAACATGTACAGATTCTTCAACACAGAGAGTTCTTTTATTGAAAACTCTGAAAGATTTACTGGAGGGAGAGAATcctagaaaaataatttcatcacTAAGaggatcaaattttcccagatTATTCTTGCCGTTATTGTATACGAAACACCTAAATTCGAAAGAGTGGAGGTTGCTGATGTTAGGATATGTCCGTATCTGTTGATTTTCTTTCCTTGTTCAGCCAAGTACCACACTGAGCATTATTCTTCCTCTGTTCTGCGATCTGCCTTGATCTTCATGGGTCTTCTTTCCTTGTGTTGTGCCAAGTAACAATCTTCCTTGATTGCTTCTCTTTCCTTGTGTAGTTGAGTAGAAATCTTCCTTGATTGTCAACCTTCCATGACTGCTTCCCTTTCCTTGCATTGTTGAGTTACAATCTTTCTtggttcttttttctttctcctgCGTATTAGGTTTATGGGATCAGTTTGTCatcattaaaatatattgagGCTAACGCAACTATGCCCGGAATGGATCAAAAAGAAAAGATGGATAAAGTTTAATAAGGAAGTGATGGCAGAAGTGTGGGTGCTATGATATACCACATTGACGAGCAAGGAAGTGGAAGttatttagagttgaaaatgTAAATACCAGTTTTGTAGTATCACAGATAAAGACAGAAGTAATTGAAAGGAATGGACTTCTTACAGGGATCTATAAAGGCTCGTAGATGTAGACTTTTTATCCAGAGATTATGTACTTAGTTTTTGGGTTTTGTTGGAGGCATACTTAATCATGTTTTACCCTTCTTGGAAAGTGGATATGAATTCTAGGTGCTCTTTAGGTGTAATGTTGTTGCTTGTTATGATAGTGTTTCACAATTATTCCCCCCACCCCCTACCAcccaaaaagaaattgaactCAGTAGATCAAATTGGTTGTGGTAAAATTCCGAACTCGAATGCATGAAGCTCAACTTCTGGATCCACTTTCAATTGTAatactaaatatatttgatgaaatatgacATTGCTTTCTGTATTTTCTGCAGGCCACTAGTGCTTTAGACACTATAAGTGAGCGTCTAGTTCAAGAAGCCCTGGACCATCTGATGAAGGGACGAACAACTTTGGTAATTGCTCACAGATTGAGCACAGTTCAGAATGCAGATCAAATTGCTTTGTGTTCTGATGGGAAGATTGCGGAGTTGGGAACACACTTAGAGTTGTTGGAAAGGAAGGGTCAATATGCTTCTCTGGTTGATACTCAGAGGCTCGCATTTGAATAATGTATAGCACTTTGCTTTGCTAGTTTATCAGAACAATTTCAAAACATGTTTGAGTTATGGTAATTTTAGTTTAACTGTGCTCAACTACACGTGATTGTTCTGAACCTTATTTCCTTGATGCAGCATGATACTGTGCACTGAAGGAGCAATTATTACGGATCGGTTGTTGAAAGTCTGGTGGATGGATGGATATAGCAGGAAGTATAACAGAGGGACAAGTCCTCCCTTTTTCTTTTGGAACACAGCAAAGTATACAAAGTTTACATACTATATACAGCTGATGTAAAAATTGGTACAATTGCAGTGTATGTATTGTAAATCCCGTATCAATGGACATTCACGTCCAGGTTCCCATGAATTCTACACTTTCTGTTTACAAAATCCATTATTGAATGTTCTTTAACTTAACTATGCAATTTATTGGCCTTCCTTTTTATATCAATGTTTGAGAGCTATACAATGTGATCTCACATAACTATTGCTTGGCAAAGTCTCTAGGTACTGGAAAGTGAGATTGTAGCATTCATCTTTGCAAGACATTCTGTTGGAAGGCCAAGGAATGTATTCATAAACAAGTCGTCAATAGGTTCAACTGTTGCCACCCCAACAAGTTTGCACCTTCCTTCTTCATTTAGCCTCTCCCCTCTTCCTCCTCTAATTCCTCCCTTCGATTCATCTGATGTTAATAACGTATCCACAAGCAGTGGTGGCGCTCTGTAGATGCTTCCAACTGAAAACCAGAACTTGGCTTTGAACTCCAGATTAACCTGTAAAAGGTATCAGCTTGAAATTTAATCTCTCTTTTCTCAGCTTCTTGATAAATTCATGATATGTTTCTGTCAAGGACAATATATGAAAGAGGTAAGGAATGTACCTTGCCAGTTTCTTGGTTGACATATCCTCTAAGGAGCTCAGGTTCAACGTCAATTTTCAGAAAAGGGGGCAATGGCAATCCCAAGAACTTAGCAGTTGCAGATGTTAATGGAGGAATGTACAACTTTTCCAAGTCAAAATCAATTGAAATTTCATCGCTCGACTCAATTCTTTTGCCAGTTCCAGTACCTGTACCCCCTTGTGCATTATACACAAAATCTGGGTATCTGGATATGCCAAGTTTACAATCTTCATAAGTCTTGAAGTCGACATTGTATATAGCAGTTCTTGGAACTGGTGTTTCAGTAACAACACCAGTAGACTGTGGCTGTTGCTGACAACTTATGATGCTGATTCTTGGTTTTAACTGAACTGAGGAATATGAAGATATTTGTCTTGATTTGATTTTGGGAAATTGGCAGGAGAATTGAGGAGTAGATGAGTAAATTTGAGACCCCATTTTGCTAATGTTATGATTTGAAGAGAAAATGGATAGATAATTTTCTATAAGTCAGAAAGTTTAAAAGTTTGAAGATATTTtgccttttatgtgaacctcaAGTTTGAGTAGACAAGGCCAATTAGTGTCCACGAGTTAGGGACCTTATCATCACAAGGTGGACCAAGTGGTCGGGTCCTTGGGCATAATTGCAACCAT
This window encodes:
- the LOC107014366 gene encoding uncharacterized protein LOC107014366, translated to MGSQIYSSTPQFSCQFPKIKSRQISSYSSVQLKPRISIISCQQQPQSTGVVTETPVPRTAIYNVDFKTYEDCKLGISRYPDFVYNAQGGTGTGTGKRIESSDEISIDFDLEKLYIPPLTSATAKFLGLPLPPFLKIDVEPELLRGYVNQETGKVNLEFKAKFWFSVGSIYRAPPLLVDTLLTSDESKGGIRGGRGERLNEEGRCKLVGVATVEPIDDLFMNTFLGLPTECLAKMNATISLSST